DNA sequence from the Puntigrus tetrazona isolate hp1 chromosome 2, ASM1883169v1, whole genome shotgun sequence genome:
aatatttgcatttaagcAATAACGATGTACTACATCATTTCCTaatataaaagttaattaaatgaattaattgaatGTATTATCTACAATTTTCACACCATTAATACTTAACTGGTTAGTATAGAAGTAGCACTGGTATTAGCTAGCCAGTTCTTACCCCTGTACATGATGTCATCGGCTCCCTTTGAGCTGATTGGCTCAGTGCCACGGGCGGAGGGGCCTCGCACAGGCATACGCAAACGAGCCATGTCAAACACATCCGTCCTGTgcctgcaaacacacaaatactaTATTGGAAAAACATGACTGAAGGCACTGTTAGGCATGCCTGCAACTACATAAGTTATGATTATTCATAatgttgcttttataaaacactgaatgtataacaatagaaataataatgttattttattaagaatatgcaACCTCTCTACAGGACATAAcgtgctacacacacacacaacagagaaAACAGACCTGCTGTATTAATGTTCgtgttattaaaacatttcttgacTGTCAGacttaaatattgcatttgaaaataatcaaaataactgTTCAGGACCTGTCGGTGAAAGGAGAGGGAAAATGCTCCCACTCTGTGTGTAAGAGCTGCTCCTCCAGACGCCGCTGCTCACTCCGCAGACGTCTTCTTAATGCACACAGCTCATTGACAACCTCACTTCTGTCCTctgaagaaaacaaatacagttaaCCCTACAAAAATATGTGAGGATGTGGTATTAGCtagtacaaattaaatatacttgGCTAAAAACTAAAACGTAAGACTTAAATATGAAATCAGCTATTTAGGGTGTAGCAAAATGTATCTCTCCGTCGTGAGTGTTTACTCTCTGTTCTTTGgttgtttctgttttctgaagACGGAGGAGCCCGAAGAGCAGagaaatcctgaaaaatatgcAGACATTAGCGAGTGAAAAGTCAACATTGTTGTATGCAGTTAGCTTTAAGTAAGGACCATAAAGTTTTGCTAATTAGAATGAGGGTTGGGTTACAAGCTCTAGAGAGGATAATCACGGTTGCCAGATCTTCATAACAGAATTAGCCCACTAACACTATTCTAAAACTATGGCAAAACTCAAAATATGCCACTCCCATaaccttaaatatatattttgtagtCACTGCTATGCGTTATACACAATTTAATACACATAGCATTAgcaatgtttgtttgttacctTAGCATTTGAAGGGTTGTGGTGTTTATTTTGTAGGGTAGGGATAGGAGGGGATGGTACACGctgaacctaaaaaaaaaaaaaaaaaattgtaaatgatgaaaatagTGTCACAAACTCACAATTTTCAGCAAATTCCAGTAAATGTCACTTTCACACACCTGTTGCAGTCGTTTTTGTCTTTCTTGCTCTTCCTGTTTCCTTACagctgctctctctttctcttcctcttctttcttctttttctctgcaTCCCTCCGTCTCTCTTCCACAAGACGAGCAAGTTCTTCATTCTTCAGTTTTTGCTGCAAAAAGACAAGCCTACCTGAAGTCAGCGGTGCTTTTGACTGAGACGGTCTGAGGTCCGTCTCAGTCAAAGGCACATTAAACGCAACAACATGCATTTGATGGCATTTCCTTAAGGACTTAAATTCCCTTTACTTGGAAGGAACATGAGATTTTAAGTGAACAACTGTCACATTATTACATTGTGCATCTAGATAATGCATGCACGTGTCCATCTGACCTCCAACTCTCTGCGTTTTCTGCTCTCCTGCTCCTCTTCATACTCTCTCctgattttctctctctgttctgcCAGTCGTCTGTCCTCCCTCTCTTCTTCTGCCCTCATCCGCTCTCTCTCCTCCGTCTGCTTCCTGCGCTTTTCTTCTATCTAAtgtaacagacacacacaaaaacacaaagatcaTTGTTTATATACAGGTACAGTGGAATCCAAATCAAACCACAAATGAAAATCTGTGATACAATATCTGATTTATAAATAGATTACAAATTTgttggttacatttttttattatatgatttttaaaagatgtcACTTAAGCTCAccaaacctgcatttatttggtcaaaaatgcagttttgcttTCTACTTCATTGTTTTCTACTTTGAGTAATAATCATGTTCGTCGTCATttctccagccttcagtgtcatatgatctttcagaaatcattccaatcattctcaagaaacatttatattactatttatgaAATCACTTGTGCTGCTCACCATCTTTAATTATCAGAACAGCATAGGAGTTCATATTAACAGCCTTACTGTCACTTCTGTTCAGTTTAATGctggataaaatattaaataaatacagtagcACATGGGTGTACCTGGTGTCTCAGGTAAGCTTTGTATTGGTCTTGCTCCAGTAGTTGCTGGGGTGACAGCAtctgattaaatacatttcctCTTGCAAACTGTGGAGTGTGCGTCTCAACAAATCCttcaaatacacaaatgttCAACTTGAGGGTGTAAACAATCACTAAAGACACATTATCCACGTCTGCATGCGAACTAAAAAGTGTGTTAGCGTGTTACCTGGCCTCTCTGCCCTTTGTGGTGGTGGTGCTGCAGCTGCTACATTTAAAAGATGCATCTGCTTCAGatcagctacacacacacacacacacacacacacaaacccatcattactataataataataactaacagAAGATTAAATCATACTAAATAAGTCATACTGATCAGATTTCCAGTGCTGTCTCTGAGTGGTGCACCAGCTCCGCCTCTTCCCCAGGGTTCATATGCTCTCATATCAGCTTCAAGTTCAGCTTCTAGTCTTCGCTTCTCCTCTCTTTCCACCCTCCTCTGTGCGGCGCGCTCCTCTATCTACTCACAgggcacacaaacaaacagctaaATAAGCCGAAAGTCTTCAAAAAGCATCATAATACTCTTTTGTattaagaaatgctgtttaatttgtaataagGACACACCCCTCGATGAATACACAATAACATACCTGCTTCCTGAGCTCCTCTTTATAGCTGAGTCTATCCGTCTTCGCGGGATGTGCAGGAAACGCTCCAAGACCTGAACTCACAACTTCATCCTCACCCAGAATCCTCCTGAAACATACAACAAGCACAAATACAACCCAAAATATGGTATGGTTTAAAACAGCTTGGGTTAAGAATTGAAAACTAGCTCTTTGGTCAACCAAAAGTAGCCCCAAAACTAGTCCAATGACACTATTCCAAATATCAGTACACTCAAAATATGTCACTCCCATAccttaaatacattatttacatgaTACATTtcatagtaataaatatatatgtatttgagaATCTTAGGCACAGTCAGAGAGCTAGAACGTTAACGAGATCCAGCAATCGCTACTAGACAACTTCATCTGGTGTTACTGTCTGTTTCTAAACAACCAATTTATGATCAGGAATATGtctgaaaaatttaattttttgtgagTGCACTCTTACTGTCTTCTGCTGTGTGGGCTGAGTGCTTGTGGCTCCCCTGatgatgttaaaaaagaaactcCTGTTATTGGGAAATctgtagaaacacacacacaaccatacATAGAGAATAATGATCTAGCACTAGTAGGAATCTTATGatgaacatatataaaaatcagtTTTCAGGCTAAGATTCAAATTGCTTTGAATCAGAATCCAGCATACACATTGACAAAATAACTTACAGcacaaaagtaaacaaatgtcattaataaatactgatGCACCCACTCTCTGCACAAAACTATCTTTGTCCTCACAGCAAgtgcattcatatttaatatactatgttatgttatatgtgTATCTTACAGGCTCTACTGGGGCTCAGCAAACTGTCAGCATCATTATTTGGAGACTTATAGGCTTCTGTAAGGAATGGGAGTTGAGTAGGGACAAAAGGCAACCTatagaaaaaccaaaaaacatgtttgtgagCTTGAAGAACAGCATGTGCAGATATtgtgcagtttttgtttttacacttaTGTACCTGCACGGAGACACAGGGTCAGTCGTGTACTGCAGAACACCCTCGGGAGGCTCAGCAATGTCCAGGCGAATGATGTCATCCCTTGGTTGCTTTCTGTACGCAGACACCTCACTCACAAAGAGCTGCTTTAAAGGTAAAGGTCAGAAAATCAGCACAATAATGTCAACAAATACACGCACGCACAAacctttttacctttttctcAGCATCTGTTGAATTTCTCAGGTCCAGTTCCTTCTCCCTAAAGAAAGTTGAATTACATTTCTTATGATGtaacaaatgattaatcacatccataaAGGTTTaggaataaatatttgtgtttacatatttgtatgtgtacaaatatacattgtatattctgaaaatacatgtatactttatatttatacttctattttataatatatatgtgttatttcatttataaacctaacaggtttttttttaaatatatacatgcatgtgttcgtatttatatatacatacacacacatacattacattaacaaaacgtttattttcttttgacaGAAATGGAACGATATAAACCAAATACACCAGTCAGACTATTATGCACAAAGACACACCTCCTCCTGTGACTCTGTTTCTCTGCGATTTGTTCCTGTAGTTGACGTCTATAATGCTCCTTTTTCCTCTGCAGCGTGGCCTCCAGATCCACtgcacctgtcaatcaaaatcAGCCATAAAATCAGTTAAATGGATGAATAtcttgtcatcatttacatttcccaaactgtatgactttctttttttcacagaacaaaaaagaagacatttggAGAACATTGGTAACctactttttttggaaactatTTTTTATGCCCGCTGACTTACAacgtatggaaaaaaaaatgtttgtgatgACGAATAAAGGATGACAGATTATTCATTTTTGGATAAAGTATTCctttcaaatcaaatc
Encoded proteins:
- the cspp1b gene encoding centrosome and spindle pole-associated protein 1 isoform X2; translation: MDEVLEKFLEDQKSKLAEEKACLEQEPPYMEMRRGTGHALQKENIPPRISQQDGVSLPLGEEYERKKHKLQEELRNDYRKYKAEKGHWDAGDIHTVPERRRIPRTVRVRDVATLTDVCGLGWGVCSSEDDCSDEELMLLQGRRHQREKDPRTANRRVEPFPETGHHMSKLQHRNRMSTSVATQSNERSVSVASQDTVCTTGLLIGAVDLEATLQRKKEHYRRQLQEQIAEKQSHRRREKELDLRNSTDAEKKLFVSEVSAYRKQPRDDIIRLDIAEPPEGVLQYTTDPVSPCRLPFVPTQLPFLTEAYKSPNNDADSLLSPSRAYFPITGVSFLTSSGEPQALSPHSRRQRILGEDEVVSSGLGAFPAHPAKTDRLSYKEELRKQIEERAAQRRVEREEKRRLEAELEADMRAYEPWGRGGAGAPLRDSTGNLITDLKQMHLLNVAAAAPPPQRAERPGFVETHTPQFARGNVFNQMLSPQQLLEQDQYKAYLRHQIEEKRRKQTEERERMRAEEEREDRRLAEQREKIRREYEEEQESRKRRELEQKLKNEELARLVEERRRDAEKKKKEEEEKERAAVRKQEEQERQKRLQQVQRVPSPPIPTLQNKHHNPSNAKDFSALRAPPSSENRNNQRTEKDRSEVVNELCALRRRLRSEQRRLEEQLLHTEWEHFPSPFTDRHRTDVFDMARLRMPVRGPSARGTEPISSKGADDIMYRDAFMPLARTRLSRNRDIEGGRGSVLLSESEFIDQNGIAFPVPPDVERKSAKLSARERRRLANLQSAERKPVQLQSFNMRKLRDTNTPRMKRLPAFDHHNTTAGGCSDDDDDDDDEASRGDEHFALQSPGRPSSIDTATTEPWVRAESSDTLRRLMSGSEL
- the cspp1b gene encoding centrosome and spindle pole-associated protein 1 isoform X3, with the protein product MDEVLEKFLEDQKSKLAEEKACLEQEPPYMEMRRGTGHALQKENIPPRISQQDGVSLPLGEEYERKKHKLQEELRNDYRKYKAEKGHWDAGDIHTVPERRRIPRTVRVRDVATLTDVCGLGWGVCSSEDDCSDEELMLLQGRRHQREKDPRTANRRVEPFPETGHHMSKLQHRNRMSTSVATQSNERSVSVASQDTVCTTGLLIGAVDLEATLQRKKEHYRRQLQEQIAEKQSHRRREKELDLRNSTDAEKKQLFVSEVSAYRKQPRDDIIRLDIAEPPEGVLQYTTDPVSPCRLPFVPTQLPFLTEAYKSPNNDADSLLSPSRAWEPQALSPHSRRQRILGEDEVVSSGLGAFPAHPAKTDRLSYKEELRKQIEERAAQRRVEREEKRRLEAELEADMRAYEPWGRGGAGAPLRDSTGNLITDLKQMHLLNVAAAAPPPQRAERPGFVETHTPQFARGNVFNQMLSPQQLLEQDQYKAYLRHQIEEKRRKQTEERERMRAEEEREDRRLAEQREKIRREYEEEQESRKRRELEQKLKNEELARLVEERRRDAEKKKKEEEEKERAAVRKQEEQERQKRLQQVQRVPSPPIPTLQNKHHNPSNAKDFSALRAPPSSENRNNQRTEKDRSEVVNELCALRRRLRSEQRRLEEQLLHTEWEHFPSPFTDRHRTDVFDMARLRMPVRGPSARGTEPISSKGADDIMYRDAFMPLARTRLSRNRDIEGGRGSVLLSESEFIDQNGIAFPVPPDVERKSAKLSARERRRLANLQSAERKPVQLQSFNMRKLRDTNTPRMKRLPAFDHHNTTAGGCSDDDDDDDDEASRGDEHFALQSPGRPSSIDTATTEPWVRAESSDTLRRLMSGSEL
- the cspp1b gene encoding centrosome and spindle pole-associated protein 1 isoform X1, with the translated sequence MDEVLEKFLEDQKSKLAEEKACLEQEPPYMEMRRGTGHALQKENIPPRISQQDGVSLPLGEEYERKKHKLQEELRNDYRKYKAEKGHWDAGDIHTVPERRRIPRTVRVRDVATLTDVCGLGWGVCSSEDDCSDEELMLLQGRRHQREKDPRTANRRVEPFPETGHHMSKLQHRNRMSTSVATQSNERSVSVASQDTVCTTGLLIGAVDLEATLQRKKEHYRRQLQEQIAEKQSHRRREKELDLRNSTDAEKKQLFVSEVSAYRKQPRDDIIRLDIAEPPEGVLQYTTDPVSPCRLPFVPTQLPFLTEAYKSPNNDADSLLSPSRAYFPITGVSFLTSSGEPQALSPHSRRQRILGEDEVVSSGLGAFPAHPAKTDRLSYKEELRKQIEERAAQRRVEREEKRRLEAELEADMRAYEPWGRGGAGAPLRDSTGNLITDLKQMHLLNVAAAAPPPQRAERPGFVETHTPQFARGNVFNQMLSPQQLLEQDQYKAYLRHQIEEKRRKQTEERERMRAEEEREDRRLAEQREKIRREYEEEQESRKRRELEQKLKNEELARLVEERRRDAEKKKKEEEEKERAAVRKQEEQERQKRLQQVQRVPSPPIPTLQNKHHNPSNAKDFSALRAPPSSENRNNQRTEKDRSEVVNELCALRRRLRSEQRRLEEQLLHTEWEHFPSPFTDRHRTDVFDMARLRMPVRGPSARGTEPISSKGADDIMYRDAFMPLARTRLSRNRDIEGGRGSVLLSESEFIDQNGIAFPVPPDVERKSAKLSARERRRLANLQSAERKPVQLQSFNMRKLRDTNTPRMKRLPAFDHHNTTAGGCSDDDDDDDDEASRGDEHFALQSPGRPSSIDTATTEPWVRAESSDTLRRLMSGSEL